The following coding sequences are from one Mesorhizobium onobrychidis window:
- a CDS encoding transglutaminase-like cysteine peptidase, whose translation MISSPLARTLRVCALFGLALAAGWSTTASAAGPMATGGPTSQPIGHYDFCKTSPAECSIHPGHLAPATMTGALWRKILSVNARVNTAVKPISDIDIYGRDEVWAYPVKGVGDCEDYVLEKRRELNRLGVSYANLLMTVVRKPDGEGHAVLTVRTSKGDYILDNLDGKVRSWDRTGYRFLKRQAIDNTGRWVSIRDGQPVLVGAVH comes from the coding sequence ATGATTTCCTCACCACTGGCGAGAACGCTACGCGTGTGCGCACTGTTTGGGCTGGCACTTGCGGCAGGCTGGTCGACGACGGCATCGGCGGCCGGACCAATGGCAACCGGCGGGCCGACATCGCAGCCGATCGGCCACTATGATTTCTGCAAGACCAGTCCGGCCGAATGCTCGATCCACCCGGGCCATCTCGCCCCCGCCACCATGACCGGTGCGCTCTGGCGCAAGATCCTCAGCGTCAATGCCAGGGTCAACACCGCCGTCAAGCCGATAAGCGACATCGACATCTATGGCAGGGACGAGGTCTGGGCCTATCCCGTCAAGGGCGTTGGCGACTGTGAGGACTATGTCCTGGAAAAGCGCCGCGAATTGAACCGCTTGGGGGTGTCCTACGCCAATCTTCTGATGACCGTCGTGCGCAAGCCGGACGGCGAGGGCCATGCCGTGCTGACGGTGCGCACAAGCAAGGGCGACTACATCCTCGACAATCTGGACGGAAAGGTCCGCTCATGGGACCGGACCGGCTACCGCTTCCTCAAGCGGCAAGCGATCGACAATACCGGCCGGTGGGTCTCGATCCGTGATGGCCAGCCGGTTCTGGTCGGCGCGGTTCACTAG
- a CDS encoding polyhydroxyalkanoate depolymerase, translating to MFYQFYELNHAAVQPARLYADAMRMLYTNPLNPFTHTSWGRSIAATAELFERTTRRYSKPQFGLTKTVVDWKSVDVTEKTVWSRPFCNLLRFERAVPAGRRPDPKLLIVAPMSGHYATLLRGTVEAMLPHADVHITDWVDARMVPLSEGSFDLDDYIDYIVDMLHALGPDTHVMAVCQPSVPVLAAVALMETRGDPFVPSTMTLMGGPIDTRRNPTAVNLLAEEKGVDWFRDNVIMQAPWPVPAFGREVYPGFLQLSGFMSMNLDRHIIAHKDFFMHLVKHDGDNAEKHRDFYDEYMAVMDLTAEFYLQTVDTVFVRHALPKGEMTHRGVAIDPSDIRNVALFTVEGENDDISGLGQTQAAHDLCINIPADRHAHYMQPAVGHYGVFNGSRFRSEIVPRIVDFITSYGRQTRVAVKPKLVRIARK from the coding sequence ATGTTCTACCAGTTCTACGAATTGAACCACGCCGCCGTGCAGCCGGCCCGGCTGTATGCCGATGCGATGCGGATGCTCTACACCAATCCGCTCAATCCATTCACGCACACGTCCTGGGGCCGTTCGATCGCGGCAACGGCCGAATTGTTCGAGCGCACGACGCGCCGCTACAGCAAGCCGCAATTCGGCCTGACCAAGACCGTGGTCGACTGGAAAAGCGTCGATGTCACCGAAAAGACGGTGTGGTCGCGGCCGTTCTGCAATTTGCTCCGTTTCGAGCGGGCCGTTCCCGCCGGCCGCCGGCCTGATCCGAAGCTGCTGATCGTGGCGCCGATGTCGGGCCACTACGCGACGCTGCTGCGCGGCACGGTCGAGGCGATGCTGCCCCATGCCGACGTCCACATCACCGACTGGGTCGACGCCCGCATGGTACCGCTCAGCGAGGGCAGCTTCGACCTCGACGACTATATCGACTACATTGTCGACATGCTGCATGCGCTAGGCCCCGACACCCATGTCATGGCAGTGTGCCAGCCTTCGGTGCCGGTGCTGGCGGCGGTGGCGCTGATGGAAACGCGCGGCGACCCGTTCGTTCCCTCGACGATGACGCTGATGGGCGGGCCGATCGACACCCGCCGCAATCCGACCGCGGTCAACCTTCTAGCCGAGGAAAAGGGCGTCGACTGGTTCCGCGACAACGTTATCATGCAGGCGCCGTGGCCGGTACCGGCCTTCGGCCGCGAGGTCTATCCCGGCTTCCTGCAGCTTTCGGGCTTCATGAGCATGAATCTCGACCGCCACATCATCGCCCACAAAGACTTCTTCATGCATCTGGTGAAGCATGATGGCGACAATGCCGAGAAGCACCGCGACTTCTACGACGAATATATGGCGGTGATGGACCTGACGGCGGAGTTCTACCTGCAGACGGTCGACACCGTGTTTGTCCGCCACGCCTTGCCCAAGGGCGAAATGACGCATCGCGGCGTCGCCATCGATCCCTCTGATATCCGCAATGTCGCCCTGTTCACGGTCGAGGGCGAGAACGACGACATTTCCGGCCTCGGGCAGACCCAGGCCGCGCACGACCTCTGCATCAACATCCCCGCGGACAGGCACGCTCACTACATGCAGCCGGCGGTTGGCCATTACGGCGTCTTCAACGGCTCGCGCTTCCGCTCCGAAATCGTGCCGCGCATCGTCGACTTCATCACCAGCTATGGCCGCCAGACCCGCGTTGCCGTGAAGCCGAAGCTGGTCCGCATCGCCAGAAAGTAA
- a CDS encoding helix-turn-helix domain-containing protein, giving the protein MTPLGEKLRALRSERGISQKAMAEAIGVSAAYLSALEHGRRGAPTWTLIQKIIGYFNVIWDDAEELARLAETSHPRVKLDTSGLSPAATELANVLAENIEKLDEAELRRITASIRAALKQPK; this is encoded by the coding sequence GTGACCCCGCTCGGCGAAAAGCTTCGCGCCCTGCGAAGCGAACGCGGCATCAGTCAGAAGGCGATGGCCGAGGCAATCGGCGTCAGCGCCGCCTATCTGTCGGCGCTGGAGCATGGTCGCCGCGGCGCGCCGACCTGGACGCTGATCCAGAAGATCATCGGCTATTTCAACGTCATATGGGACGATGCCGAGGAACTCGCACGGCTGGCCGAGACCTCGCACCCACGGGTGAAGCTCGACACGTCGGGCCTCAGCCCCGCCGCCACCGAGCTTGCCAATGTTTTGGCCGAAAACATCGAAAAACTCGACGAAGCGGAGCTTCGCCGCATCACCGCATCGATCCGCGCCGCGCTGAAGCAGCCAAAGTGA